The region GTAGAGCGTCGGCGTGGTACCGACGCCGGCGCTCTACTACGCCGTCGCCGCGCGCGGGCTCGATGCCGGGATTCAAATCACCGGCAGCCACAATCCGCCCGAGTTCAACGGCTTCAAGATGGCGAAGCGCTCGAGCCCGGTGTTCGGAGCCGAGATCCAGAAGCTGCTGGACATGATCGAGCGATCGGACTTCGCCGACGGAGCCGGCGAGGCCGTCGATCGACCGATCCTCGACGAGTATCGCGCCATGCTGATCGAACGACTCGCGAGTCCGAAGGGACTGCACGTGGTGTTGGACTGCGGCAACGGCTGTGCGGGAACCGTCGTGCCGCAGACCTTCGAGCGCATGGGCCACCGCATCACTCCGCTGTTCGCTGAGCTCGATGGTCGCTTCCCCAATCACCTGCCCGATCCGACGGTGCCGGCGCTGCTGGTCGACCTGCAGCGCGAGGTGAAGGCGCAAGGTGCCGACTTCGGCATCGGCTTTGACGGTGATGCCGACCGTATCGGCGCGGTGGCCGGCGACGGGCGCATCGTGTGGGGCGATCAGCTGCTCGCTCTGCTGGCGCGCGACGTGCTGACTCGCGTTCCGGGCGCGGAGGTGATCTTCGACGTCAAGTGTTCGCAGGGGCTCGCCGAGGACATCGCGGCGCACGGCGGCAAGCCGACGATGTGGAAGACGGGGCACTCGCTCATCAAGCAGCGCCTGCTGCAGACCGGTGCGCCGATCGCGGGAGAGATGTCCGGGCACATGTTCTTCAGCGAGGGCTACTTCGGCTTCGACGACGCGCTGTTCGCGGCCGGACGCCTGATGCGCTTCGTCGCGGCGAGCGGCAAGACGCTGGGTGAGCTGGTGGACACCCTCCCGCAATACTTCGCCACCCCCGAGACCCGCCTGGCGTGTTCGGAAGAACGCAAGTTCCAGATCCCCGAAGCGATCAAGCAGGAGTTCGGCGCCAGGTATCGCGTGATCGACATCGACGGAGCGCGCGTCGAGTTCGGGGACGGCTGGGGACTGGTGCGCGCTTCGAACACGCAGCCGGTCGTGGTGGTGCGTTTCGAGGCTCGTACCGCCGAGCGGCTGCGCGAGATCGAGCAGCTCATGATGGAGCCGCTGCGGCGGCTCGGCGTGGGGGAGGCGGTCGCACATTGAAGTCGCGATTGCCCGCGCCGGAATTCGGCCCGCCGCTGCCGCGCCACTTCTTCGATCGGGAGCCGGCGGTGGTGGCGCGCGCGCTGCTCGGTCGCGTGCTGGTCCGGCGGGAGCATGGCGAACAGCTTGCCGGGCGCATCGTCGAGGTCGAGGCCTACGGTGGAGCGCGAGACGCGGCGAGCCACGCGTTCCGCGGCGCGACCCCTCGCAACCTCACGATGTTCGGGCCGCCGGGGCGACTCTACGTTTATCTGAGTCACGGCATTCACCACTGCATCAACGTCGTCACCGGCGCTCGCGGCGTTTCGAACGCGGTGCTGATCCGTGCGCTCGAGCCCCTGGTCGGCCTCGACCGCATGCGTGAGCGCCGTGGCGGGCGCGAGGACGTCGCACTGACGCGTGGCCCCGGATGCGTGGCGCAGGCATTGGGGTTGTCGCGGACGCACGATGGATTGGATCTGGTGGAGGGCTCGCTCTGGATTGCCGACCGAGCGCCGCGTCGTGGAGGCCGGGCGATCGCCACGGGTCCGCGTATCGGCGTGAGTCGCGAAGTCGAGCGCCGGTGGCGCTTCTTTCTGAGCGGTCATCCGTGCGTCTCGGGTGCGCGGGGCATGTCGGCCCGTCCCGAACTCCGCGGCACACGCCCCGAACGTCAGGAAAACGTTGACACTCTCGCGAGCCATTCTTAGTATCCCGTGCTTCGTGCATCGCGCAGCTCGTTGACCGCGCGCCACTTTCGCCCGGAAGGTGGGGACGTTTTCCATTGCACGGACTCGTTCCCTTGAGGACCGGCTAGTCGGAAAGGAGTTCGCATGCGCGGATCGCGCAGCCTGTGGCTGAGCGCGCTCGCTGGAATCGCCATGGGCATCACTGGGATGCCAACGCCGAGTCATGGGCAGGCGATCGACGCCATCTTCGAGCCGTACGGAATCTCTCGTGAACCCGCTCCACGCCTTCCCCGGCTGCTCGGGATGGGGGGGCTCACGCTCTTGAGCGACCGCGACAACCGCCTTTCGCTGTGGGACTTCGCCCGCAACCCGGTGGGGCTCGCGCGCGAGGATTCAACTTCGACTCTCGACTTCAGTCCCGGGGCGACCACCACGCAGGCGACCCGCAACGGACTGCCGTCGGGGGCCCCGCTGCCGCGCCAGAATCTCGGCGCGCGTGAAGTGCGGATGCGCTACGAACTGATCCGCCGCACCCCGAGTCGCAACGGGTACGGCTTCTATGGCGATCTCGGCAGCGATCAGACCCAGAGGCCATTCTCGAACATCGTGGCTCGTCGCGCGTTCGCGTCGACGCCGAATGGTTACGGGGTGATCGCGGGCCCGATTCCGAGCTTCCTCTCCGGTCGCATGAGCTACGCGCTGAGAGGCGGCTACACGCGACAGTCGGCCGGCGACGAGTACCGACTGATCCTCTCCAAACCACAGGGTCAGTACATCGATCTCGAGGGCGACATCGTCGACCCGCCGAATCTGTTCGATCCGGATCAGATGGACGTCACCGCGACCGGAGTCGGTGCGGGACTCGCGTACGAGCTCGGCCCGTGGTTGACCGCCGCGCTGGGTGTCGACGGATTGCAGACCAAGATCGATGGCGTGAACGATGGGGTCCGGCACAGCTCGAGCCGTGACAGCAAACGCCCCTACGGAATCGGCCAGGCGACGCTACTCGGCCGCATCGGCAACAACTTCGAATGGATCGCCGACGGCCGCGGCTGGCAGGCTTCGAACGACGAGCGCTGGTTCTTCTCGATCTCCGCCGGGCTGCAGCAATTTCCGCTTGCCGGGCGCGGCAGCTTTCTGCGGCGCTACGAAGAGGGTTCGCAGATGCGCGGTCGGGCGCGCTGGATGCTCGGTTCGCTCGAGCTGAACGGTGAAGTCGGAACGTTCTACCGCAAGGTTCGCATTACTCCGCCGGCGCTCGACGATCGAACCTCGTTCAACTTCTTCCGCAACTCGATCGGTACGCGACCCGGAACCGACTCGCTGTTCCTCGCCGACAGCGTGAGCGCGGAGAACTCGCAGGTTCGCGATCTGTCGGCGGCGGTCGGGGCAGGCTGGAGATTCATGGGCGATCGCGCGCGACTGGCGGGCGAGTTCCACACTCTGCGCCAGCGCACCGACCAGCTTTCGAGCGGAGCGGGACCGGAGCGCAAAAGGTGGGACGCGCGCGGCGGACTTGAGTACCGCTGTTCGCCCCAGATGGTGACCGCGTTCGGATTTCGCATGACGAACGAGGACCAGGACGAACTGACCGAGCGCAACGAGTACGTTCGCAAGCAGCTCACCGCCGGGTTCACCGTGCGTCCGCGCGAAGCACACTGGGAGGCGGGCGTCGGCTACGGATTCGAATGGTCGGACCCTGATTTCGATTCGCCGGCCGATCAGCGCCAGACCGGGCAGCAGTTCGCAGCCCAGGTGCGATGGGATCTCTGATGAGGAGGGCTGAAAAAAGCCTTGACGTATTGGGCCCCGACGGCCGATATTCACCTGTGTCCGGGCGCCGCACGCCGTTGACGCGTGCACCATCCTCGAGGGCTCTTCGTGTCCTCCTGGCGCCGACTCCCCGAGCTTTCATCCCGACGTTTCGAGGTCCCGTCACACCGGACTTCAACCGACGCATGCTCATGCCGGATCGTGCATGGAACGCTCGTGACTCTCGCGTTGACACTGGTTTGTCCGTCGGGCAACGTGCAGCTTCGGCCGCCGTTTGCACCGTGATGTTCGCTCACACTCCCCTGAGGTTCACCTCCATGCTCGTCACCAGCCGACGCGCGCTCGTGACGGCGTGCGCCGTCGCACTCTGTCTCGTGTCGACGGCCTCGTTTTCCCTGGCCCAGGGATCGAGGCCAGCGGCTCCCGCCGCCCCCGCAGCTGCTACCGGAACCATCACCGGCCGTGTCACGGAAGGTGGGAAGGACCCGGTTGCATTCGCCAATGTCACCGTGCTCGGAACCAAGCTCGGCAGCGCGACCGACGACGACGGGCACTTCCGGCTGGTCGGCGTTCCGGTCGGAGCCCAGCAGGTGCGGGTGCAGGCGATCGGATTCGACGCCAAGGTCCAGTCGGTCCAGGTCAATGCCGGGGCTGTCTCGAACCTGCTCATCGCCCTCGGCGGCGCCAAGGTGACGAAGGAGATGGAGGTCTTCGAGGTTCGAGGCGAGAAGGTGATCGACACCAAGTCGTCGAGCTCGAAGCAGAGCATCTCGGGTGAGAAGTTGCGCGAGATTCCCGTCGACAACCTGCGCGAGGCGGTCGGGCTCAAGGCCGGAGTCGTGGCATCGAGCGACGGACTGCATTTCCGCGGCGGCCGCTCCGGTGAGGTCAAATTCCAGTTCGACGGCGTCGAAGTCTCCGATCCGCTGTCGGGACGTGGTGCGAACATCGCGAACCTCGCGGTCGCCGGCACCGAGGTGATCTCGGGCGGCTTCGACGCCGAGTACGGCAATGCCCTGTCCGGTGTCGTGAGCGTGAGCACGCGAGAAGGAACCGAGAAGTTCGGCGGCGAAGTGCGTTGGGACACCGACCGCTACGGCGACCCCACCAAGACGTTCGACAACTTCGACCGTTTCCAGGTTGGCTTCGGTGGGCCTACGCCGATCAAGAACCTGACCTACTTCGCGACCTACGAGGGAACCTGGACCGACACCTACCTCAAGCTCGGAATGGCGCGACCGGAGCGCACGCTGTGGGACTTCATCCGGCTCGGCAATCGCCAGTCCAATCAGGTCAACAGCAACCTCAAATTCGCATACCGTGCGAACTCACGTCACAAGGTGACGTTCGAGATGATCAACAACCGCTCGGTCTCCACCGACTACAACCACATGTGGAGTCGCAACGGTTACGTCCAGGTGTCGATCGACACCATCCGGGCACTCGGGCAGCCCGATCAGTACCGCGAGCGGTACGGCAGCTGGTCGTTCACGCAACTCGACAGCACCTACCGAGCGGAGAACATGGCGGACAAGCTGCCTTCGGACGACGATCAGTACCAGTCGTACACGGCGGTTTGGATCAATCAGCTGTCCGACAAGTCGGTGGTGACCACTCGCCTCTCGCGCCTCAACTTCCGGTTGCTCCATTCGGTGGGTGGCAAGGAGCCGTGGGACTACGACATCCAGAGCCCGTTCTACTGGAGCGGCAACATCGGCGGCGGGACCGAGAACAATCCGTTCTATGCCACCCACGGTGACTTCCCCGAGTACGACAAGGTCAACACCTCGACCTGGACGCTCAAGAGCGACTTCTCGACGCGGCGCTGGAAGCAGCACTCCGTGAAGTCAGGTATCGAGTCGCGCTACAACCGCGTGCAGAACCTGTCGCTCAATCTGCCCAACCTGGAGAGCAACGGACTTCCGGGCGGCAACCGCTCGGAGTTCATCAACTACAACCCCGAAGCCGCCGCGTACGTGCAGGACCGCTGGGAGTACGAAGGTCTGGTGCTCAATGCGGGCGTGCGCTACGACCTGTTCACGCCCGGCGCCCAGATCGAGGCCGCCGACCTGCCGAGCGGCAAGCGCTACAAGCAGCAGTTCAGCCCGCGCCTCGGAATCGCGTATCCGATCTCTGACAAGGACGTGCTGAGCTTCCACTACGGCTGGACCTATCAGACTCCGTCGCGCAGCTTCGTGTTCGAGAATCGCGGGGTCAATGCCGCGGTCGGCACTCAGGGCAATCCGGATCTCGAACCGGAGACGAACATTGCTTATCAGGCCGGCGTGCAGCATCTCTTCACGCGCGACATCTCCGGCCAGTTCGCCGTGTTCTTCAAGGACATCTACGGTCTCATCACCGTGCGTCAGCAGCGCGATAACCTCGGCAACCTGGTCAACGTGTTTTTCAACGGCGACTACGCCAGCGCGCGTGGATTCGAAGCCAGTCTCATCAAGAGCTTCAGTCACAAGTTCTCGGCCGAGGTCAATTACACCTACTCGCTCGCGACCGGCGTCGCCTCGGATCCGAACCAGGCTCTTCAGTTTTTCAACGGCGGGCGTCTGTACCTGCCGATCTCGGAGCAGCCGCTCAATTGGGACCAGCGCAACACGCTCTCCATCCAGGGAGTGGTGCGCGACCCGGGCAAGTGGGGCATCCGACTGCTGTGGTCGTATGGCTCCGGCTTCCCGTTCACGCCGGCGTTTCGCAATGACCGCCGTCCCGATCCGGTACTCAACAATTCGCGCCGGCTGCCTTCCAACTCGACGCTCACGATCGACGGCGACAAGTACTTCCGTGTGTGGGGCCAGAACGTGACGTTGTTCTTCGATGCACGCAACGTGCTCGATGCCACCAACATCTCGAGCCCGACGTTCGGAGTGTTCCCGAATCCGAACGTGAATCAGTCCGGTGACGAGTACCTCATCTACTTCACCGAGACCGGTCGAGCGGGTGGTGCGTATCTCTACGACACGAATGGCGACGGCCTCAACGATTGGGTGCCGCTGCGTGACCCGCGGGTATTCCAGGAGGGCCGCTTCGTCCGTATGGGCGTGAGCGTCACCTTCTAGGATCGAACGGCAACGAGGGAGCATGACTACGTTTACGATTCAGCGAGGTCTTGCCGTCGTCACGCTGGTGGTGGCGCTCGGAACGCTGCGCGCCACTCCGGTGCACGCACGCGCCGACGAGGCGCTGTTGCAGGAGTTTCGCGCCGCCTACCCCGAGGCATTCGGCGACGGCCAGCAGCCGATCAAGGGACGTACGCCGAACCAGATCAACGCGATTCCCGACATCTTCGGGCCGGGAGCCGTGCTGACGGTCGGTAATGTCTACTTGAAGTTGACGAACAACGGCATCATCGGGAATCCGTTCACGAACCTCTCGAGTGACCCGTCGCTGCAGTGGCCGGGCGCGTCGAGCATCGAGTACCTGGCGTTCGGACTTCTGGCAGTGGGTGGGGTGAATCCGACCGCGACCGATCCGGCCGCGGTGCGACGCGTGAGCTACTCGCAGGAGTGGCGTCCCGCCACTCTGGAGCCCGAAGACAGGATGTATCGCTCGTTCGACGGCGCCCCGGGTGCAGCGCGGCTCACGAACGACGATGGGGACGTCAACCCTTCGACCGGCCGGCAGCGCATCGACGAGGACTTCCTCGACGGCCGCGACAACGATGGCGACGGACTCATCGACGAGGACTACGCGGCGCTCGGGCAGCAGATGTACTCCTGCTCGATGCGGGACGATACGCCGGCAGCGATCAACCTGGTCGCGAACGAGAAGCACATTCCGCTCGGCGTCGAACTTCGACAGATCGCCTGGGCCTACTCGATTCCGGGCAATCAGGACTTCAATCCGATCGAGTTCACGGTCATCAATCGCTCCGGACATGTGCTCGACAGTCTTTACTTCGGCATCCGTTCCGACATGGATTGCGGGCCGATCGACGTTTCGAACTACTTCACCGACGACTTCGACGTTCCGTTCTTCCCGTTCGGCGTATTCCCGACCGCGGTCGCGGTCACCGATCCGCGTCGCCAGATCGCGAGCGTGATGGGCGACACGGTTTCGATGTGCCCGATGTTGAACATCAACATCAACGGCTTCTCGGTCGTCGACGACGAAGGCGACGGCGGCCGCACGCGTGGTGTGCCGTCGATCCTGCTGATGGGCATGACGCTCGATCCGCTCGGTGCGCTGGCGCCGAGCAAGGTTCGCTTTCACTCGTTCCGCTCGCACCTTGCCGGAACTCCCTACACCGACGGCGGCAATCCCACGATCGATCAGCAGCGCTACGAATTCATGTCGGGCAACGACAACATCGATCCCGAGAGCGGTCACATCACCCTGGAGCGCGGCGACCAGCGCGGGGACTATCAGACCTGGTTCTCGGTCGGGCCGTTCAATCAGCTGCCGGACGGCGGAAGCTTCTCGGTCACGGTGTGCTACGCCATGCAGCGCGGCGAGCTGCGCACGCTGGTGGACTATCCGTTCGACTACGCGCGGTTCAATTCGGGACTGATCTCGTCGACCCAGCTGTTCCAGAAGTACCCGGCGCTCGCGAACGCCTACACCGCACAAGTCGCCTACGAAGGCGTCTATGAGGAGCCGCGCCCCGGATTCGAGGACGACGTTCCAAAGGCTTACAATGGCCGGCCGTGCTTCGGTTGTGAAACCGGCGTCCAGCTCCCGCTGGGCACCCCGCAGCGCACGCTGTTCGAGAATTGCGGCGGCGAGGTCTCGGGCAAGAT is a window of Candidatus Eisenbacteria bacterium DNA encoding:
- a CDS encoding phosphomannomutase/phosphoglucomutase — translated: MVPTPALYYAVAARGLDAGIQITGSHNPPEFNGFKMAKRSSPVFGAEIQKLLDMIERSDFADGAGEAVDRPILDEYRAMLIERLASPKGLHVVLDCGNGCAGTVVPQTFERMGHRITPLFAELDGRFPNHLPDPTVPALLVDLQREVKAQGADFGIGFDGDADRIGAVAGDGRIVWGDQLLALLARDVLTRVPGAEVIFDVKCSQGLAEDIAAHGGKPTMWKTGHSLIKQRLLQTGAPIAGEMSGHMFFSEGYFGFDDALFAAGRLMRFVAASGKTLGELVDTLPQYFATPETRLACSEERKFQIPEAIKQEFGARYRVIDIDGARVEFGDGWGLVRASNTQPVVVVRFEARTAERLREIEQLMMEPLRRLGVGEAVAH
- a CDS encoding TonB-dependent receptor is translated as MLVTSRRALVTACAVALCLVSTASFSLAQGSRPAAPAAPAAATGTITGRVTEGGKDPVAFANVTVLGTKLGSATDDDGHFRLVGVPVGAQQVRVQAIGFDAKVQSVQVNAGAVSNLLIALGGAKVTKEMEVFEVRGEKVIDTKSSSSKQSISGEKLREIPVDNLREAVGLKAGVVASSDGLHFRGGRSGEVKFQFDGVEVSDPLSGRGANIANLAVAGTEVISGGFDAEYGNALSGVVSVSTREGTEKFGGEVRWDTDRYGDPTKTFDNFDRFQVGFGGPTPIKNLTYFATYEGTWTDTYLKLGMARPERTLWDFIRLGNRQSNQVNSNLKFAYRANSRHKVTFEMINNRSVSTDYNHMWSRNGYVQVSIDTIRALGQPDQYRERYGSWSFTQLDSTYRAENMADKLPSDDDQYQSYTAVWINQLSDKSVVTTRLSRLNFRLLHSVGGKEPWDYDIQSPFYWSGNIGGGTENNPFYATHGDFPEYDKVNTSTWTLKSDFSTRRWKQHSVKSGIESRYNRVQNLSLNLPNLESNGLPGGNRSEFINYNPEAAAYVQDRWEYEGLVLNAGVRYDLFTPGAQIEAADLPSGKRYKQQFSPRLGIAYPISDKDVLSFHYGWTYQTPSRSFVFENRGVNAAVGTQGNPDLEPETNIAYQAGVQHLFTRDISGQFAVFFKDIYGLITVRQQRDNLGNLVNVFFNGDYASARGFEASLIKSFSHKFSAEVNYTYSLATGVASDPNQALQFFNGGRLYLPISEQPLNWDQRNTLSIQGVVRDPGKWGIRLLWSYGSGFPFTPAFRNDRRPDPVLNNSRRLPSNSTLTIDGDKYFRVWGQNVTLFFDARNVLDATNISSPTFGVFPNPNVNQSGDEYLIYFTETGRAGGAYLYDTNGDGLNDWVPLRDPRVFQEGRFVRMGVSVTF
- a CDS encoding DNA-3-methyladenine glycosylase, with translation MKSRLPAPEFGPPLPRHFFDREPAVVARALLGRVLVRREHGEQLAGRIVEVEAYGGARDAASHAFRGATPRNLTMFGPPGRLYVYLSHGIHHCINVVTGARGVSNAVLIRALEPLVGLDRMRERRGGREDVALTRGPGCVAQALGLSRTHDGLDLVEGSLWIADRAPRRGGRAIATGPRIGVSREVERRWRFFLSGHPCVSGARGMSARPELRGTRPERQENVDTLASHS